The Epilithonimonas zeae genome contains the following window.
TAGGACCACATCGAGAAAAGGAAGGCAGTTTTTATTCGATTCGTGAAATTTACAGTCCGGTAAAAATTGATTTGAAAACACTACCAAACGATTTTAATGGAATCATTCCTGTTGAAAACCGTTATCATTTTACCAATCTAAATGAATGTCAGTTTGAATGGAAATTGATCAAGTTCAAAACACCATTTTCATCAGAATCAGGATTTGATGTTATTAAAACAGGTAAAATTGAATCTCCAAATATTCAACCGACAGAAAAAGGAACTGTCAATTTAAATCTTCCTCAAAACTGGAAAGAAAGTGAAGGTTTATTATTAACAGCAACCGATTCTTTCGGAAAAGAAATTTACACCTGGACTTGGAAATTGAAGTTGAATAATGAAATTTCAAATCAGTTTTCAGAATCTTTAACGAAAGAATTTCCGGTTTCTATCGTCGAAAATGATGTTGAATTTATTTTAAAATCAGACGAAAAAGAATTTGCCATTGAAAAAAAAGACGGCTTATTAAAATCTATTATTGTCGATAAAAAAGGCAAAAAAATGACCTTCAAAAACGGCCCTGTTTTCGTGAATGGAGCAATGGAATTATCTTCCATAAAATCTTTTGCAGAAGGACAAAATCAACTGATTGAAATTAATTACAAAAACGGAAATAAAATCATTTGGAAACTCAATCCAAACGGAATTTTAGAATTAAATTATGAATATTCTTTGTCTGGAGATTATCAATTTTCTGGGGTGAGTTTTGATTATCCTGAAAACTATGTCATCAGCGCAAAATGGCTGGGCAAAGGTCCGTATCACGTTTGGAAAAACAGAACTCAGGGACAAACATATAATGTCTGGCAAAATTTGAGAAATTCAACCCGAACTGGTGTTTCGCCTTGGATTTATCCTGAATTTAAAGGATATTTTGACGATGTTTCGTGGTTGCAACTGAATACTGCGGAAGGAAAAATATCGGTGGGAACGAAAGAAGAGAAAATGTTCGTCAGACTTTTTGATTTTTACGGAATTTACGGTGCAGAAGGTTATCCGAAATTACCGAGTGGAAATATTTCTTTCCTTGACGCAATTCCACCGCTTGGAACTGTTTTGGCATTTAATATTAATAATGATACTTCGACTTTAGGCCCTGAAAGTGAACCAAATCATTTGAACGGAACATTCAAAAGAACCTTGTATTTCTATTTTGGTCTGCCGGATTTAGGCGATGAAAACAAACAGTTTACAATGCCAAAAGAAAACATTTTAACAGATTAAGATGAAGAACTGGATTTCACTTTTAATCGTTTTTTTCTGCGCAACGATATTTGCACAGCAAACCACTTTCAAATTTGATTTTGGCGGAAGTAGAGTTAAAAATGGTTTCATTCCAATCACTTCAACCTCAAAATTTGATAAGAAAATCGGTTATGGATTTATGGATATTTCCGGTTTGAAATCTGTTGACAACGGAGGAAATGCTTTGAAGGGAGATTTTATAACCAGCGACAAACCGTTTTATTTTTCAGTTGCAATTCCTGAAGGAAATTATAACATTATATTAAATCTTGGCAATTCTAAAGGAACATCTGAAACAACAGTTCGTGTAGAAAACCGCCGTTTGATGCTCAATGACGTCAAAACTAAAAAGGGCGAAATTCTTGAAAAACAAATCACCGTTCACGTTAAAGACAGTATTATTAGAAATCAAAACGGCGAAAAAATCGGAATTGTAAAATTAAAACCAAGAGAAACAAAATATCTGCATTGGGACAATTTGTTGACAATTGAGTTTAATGATAAAGCTCCGAAAATTTGCTCAGTTATCATTCAACCCAACCAAACGGCAAAAACTATTTACTTGACGGGAGATTCAACGGTTGTTGATGCGCAATATGAACCGTGGGCTTCTTGGGGACAGATGTTACCGTATTTTTTCGTTCCAAATGAGGTTGTCATTGCGAATTATGCTGAAAGTGGAGAAACTCTGAAAGCCTTTGAAGACCGCCACCGAATCGATAAAATCTGGAATAAAATAAAATCCGGAGATTATCTCTTTATCCAATTCGGGCACAACGATCAAAAAGCGGGAAATAGCACAAAATCCGGCTACAGAAAAAGATTAAAAGAGTGGATTCAAAAAGCCAAACAATTGGGAGCAATTCCGGTTTTGGTGACTTCAATGAACCGCAGAGTTTTTGATGAAAACAATAAAATTGTCAACACTTTAGACGATTTTCCTGATGCGATTCGGAAAATTGCAAGAGAAGAAAAAGTTGATTTAATTGATTTGAATGCATTAAGCAAAACATTATTCGAAGCGATGGGACCGGAAACGGCGAAGAAAGCATTTGTTCATTATCCCGCAAATTCTTATCTAAACCAACCGAATGCTTTGGCAGACGATACACATTTTAATCCTTACGGAGCTTATGAATTGGCGAAATGTGTCGTGAAATCTATCGTTGACCAAAATTTACCTTTAAAGAAATATATTTCAAAAAATTATAAAAATTTTAACCCAAATAAACCCGATGATGTAGAAAAATTCCACTGGCCGGAATCTGTTTTTATGGAATCTTTGAAGCCTGATGGAAATTAATCTAATGTAAAAAAAGTCCTGAAAGGACGACTTTCAAAACCATTGGGTGAAGCCCAATGATAAAATAAAAAAGAATGTGAGCAAGCCCTGAAAGGGCGAAATCAGTAACAGATTTTAAAAAAAATCTTTGATTTTTAAAGCTAATGTGTTCTTCTCAAAAGTCGAATCACAAACTTAAAATAACTAACGTGTCCAAAATCTTTTGTGACTTTTGTGGTTAATTTAAAGCGTGGTTAAATAAAAAGT
Protein-coding sequences here:
- a CDS encoding rhamnogalacturonan acetylesterase; amino-acid sequence: MKNWISLLIVFFCATIFAQQTTFKFDFGGSRVKNGFIPITSTSKFDKKIGYGFMDISGLKSVDNGGNALKGDFITSDKPFYFSVAIPEGNYNIILNLGNSKGTSETTVRVENRRLMLNDVKTKKGEILEKQITVHVKDSIIRNQNGEKIGIVKLKPRETKYLHWDNLLTIEFNDKAPKICSVIIQPNQTAKTIYLTGDSTVVDAQYEPWASWGQMLPYFFVPNEVVIANYAESGETLKAFEDRHRIDKIWNKIKSGDYLFIQFGHNDQKAGNSTKSGYRKRLKEWIQKAKQLGAIPVLVTSMNRRVFDENNKIVNTLDDFPDAIRKIAREEKVDLIDLNALSKTLFEAMGPETAKKAFVHYPANSYLNQPNALADDTHFNPYGAYELAKCVVKSIVDQNLPLKKYISKNYKNFNPNKPDDVEKFHWPESVFMESLKPDGN